Sequence from the Mixophyes fleayi isolate aMixFle1 chromosome 4, aMixFle1.hap1, whole genome shotgun sequence genome:
agaacatggaaatggtttctcacgtGTGTGCCTTCTCTGATGTAGAACAAGAACTGATTTATagccaaaacatttcccacattcagaacatgtaaatggtttttcacgtgtgtgatttctctgatgttgaacaagaaCTGGTTTACTgacaaaacatttctcacactcagaacatgaaaatggtctttcacctgtgtgaattctctgatgtcgaACAAGAACTGGTTTACtgacaaaacatttcccacactctgagcatgaaaatggtttctcgtGAGTGTGAATTTTCAGATGTCCAACAAGatgtgatttatgtgtaaaacatttcccacactcagaacatgaaaatggtttttcaccagtgtgaattctctgatgttgagTAAGAAATGACTTTtgggcaaaacatttcccacactctgcacatgaaaatggtttctcatctgtgtgagttctctgatgtcgaACAAGAACTGGTTTACTGAcataacattttccacattcagaacatgaaaatggtttctcacctgtgtgagttctctgatgtctaatacgTTGTGATTTGTAAGGAAAgtgtttcccacattcagagcatggaAATTGTTTCTCAAAAGTGTGAATTATCTGGTGTTCAACAAGATGTGATTTCTGCGGAAAAGAttccccacactcagaacatgaaaatgctTTGtcacctgtatgaattctctgatgtgcagTAAGTTCTGagttttgtgtaaaacatttcccacactcagaacattgaAATGGTTTCTCACGAGTGTGAATTTTCCAATGTCCAACAAGAGctgatttttgtgtaaaacatttcccacactcagaacattgaaatgatttctcacctgtgtgacttctctgatgtacaacaagatacgatttaagtgtaaaacatttcccacactcagaacaagcAAATGGTTTCACACCCGAGTGAATTCTCTTATGCATACTAAGacttgatttatgtgtaaaacatttgtcACACTCAGAACAAGGGAAAGTTTTCTCACCTGTATGAGATCTCAGATGTCTAACAAAGAGTGACtgatgtataaaaaaattatcacAATCAGAAGAGATTTTATCACGTCCATGAGCTGTACTATGTGCAGTAATATCTGAGTAATCTGGAGAGGATTCCTCACGATAAGAGGGATCAGATGGTATATGTGAAATGTAAAGTACTGGATATATATTTTGGTTAATGCGATTTTCTTCTGGAGAATTTTGTATGATGTTGttatcttctattttaaaatctggagacaaaatgAGATGTCCCTCTGAGTTATTCTTGGTTTTGCATCCATCTGCTGGAAAAATATGTATAGAGCAAGAAATTATAATTCCCCACAATCTTCATACTATTAGTAAGTACAATATGTTCAattgtttaatttcaatttggaaaccaataatatattattacaattataaatGTACTACGAACAACATATATGAGTCTTTTGTGAACagataaaacattgtcttaaaacATAATACAACACCATTACCAAGACGGACCACACAGGAACACGCAGACACCACTTGCCAACTGTTGCCCTGGTAcccgggacgtcactttcgggGCGCACATCTATAATCATCTGATTGTGTCTCCTGTGTTGGCATGGGGGGTGTCCTTTCTCCTCCACATTTGATTGGCTCtcattagtatttaaggcagggagggcttagcttctctgctggttatagcgttcgtGCCCTGCATATTGCTACACCTGCTCCTTGTTCTGTGAACCTCTCATTTATTTACCTATTCTGacttttggcttgtttcctggaccttgcttgtttgctgattgcccctgaccacTTGGCTTGTACTTCGGGACTTTCCCTGCTTGTCCTGACTTACGATTATCCAAGTCTGCTTCTGACCCACAACCTCAGGCTTGTCATTGGTTATTCTTTGCTGGGagttgtctctctctctgcctcctaTCCCTGCGCTGCCAGTTTCTGGTCATAAGTTTTTACTACTctgagataagtcctgggggcatccaagtacctgagAATGCATctaactctatgggaaaggtggctgctattaTATGATGTGGGAAGGAAAACAGAATTCTAATAgtggctgatggctcctgatccCTATTGAGAAGATACATTTTCCTCATTACTTTATACAGACAGTTGACGGTTTAGAATAAGAGATTGTTctagtgactgaacaaggagaatatgtgactctttcCTATAATTAGGGCTAATTACTCACTcatgctgatatctgtagggatttcctcctccttacactgcttttcactcctcacacacttTTCGTCTTCCTTTATATCTTCTACTTTAATAACAGTCAGGTCATCATCCTAAATAACCCACAAA
This genomic interval carries:
- the LOC142151050 gene encoding uncharacterized protein LOC142151050 isoform X2, giving the protein MQEWENLEGYKGLYKNVMMENPLPLTLLDESSNRNIPKRSACPLYIQDCTDDNHSILQEYQDDDLTVIKVEDIKEDEKCVRSEKQCKEEEIPTDISMNGCKTKNNSEGHLILSPDFKIEDNNIIQNSPEENRINQNIYPVLYISHIPSDPSYREESSPDYSDITAHSTAHGRDKISSDCDNFFIHQSLFVRHLRSHTGEKTFPCSECDKCFTHKSSLSMHKRIHSGVKPFACSECGKCFTLKSYLVVHQRSHTGEKSFQCSECGKCFTQKSALVGHWKIHTREKPFQCSECGKCFTQNSELTAHQRIHTGDKAFSCSECGESFPQKSHLVEHQIIHTFEKQFPCSECGKHFPYKSQRIRHQRTHTGEKPFSCSECGKCYVSKPVLVRHQRTHTDEKPFSCAECGKCFAQKSFLTQHQRIHTGEKPFSCSECGKCFTHKSHLVGHLKIHTHEKPFSCSECGKCFVSKPVLVRHQRIHTGERPFSCSECEKCFVSKPVLVQHQRNHTREKPFTCSECGKCFGYKSVLVLHQRRHTREKPFPCSECGKCFTQKSALVGHWKTHTGEKPFPCSECGKHFARKSILVKHFKSHTGEKPFQCSECGKRFTHKSHLVRHQKLHTREK
- the LOC142151050 gene encoding uncharacterized protein LOC142151050 isoform X1, whose protein sequence is MQEWENLEGYKGLYKNVMMENPLPLTLLDESSNRNIPKRSACPLYIQDCTDDNHSILQEYQDDDLTVIKVEDIKEDEKCVRSEKQCKEEEIPTDISMTDGCKTKNNSEGHLILSPDFKIEDNNIIQNSPEENRINQNIYPVLYISHIPSDPSYREESSPDYSDITAHSTAHGRDKISSDCDNFFIHQSLFVRHLRSHTGEKTFPCSECDKCFTHKSSLSMHKRIHSGVKPFACSECGKCFTLKSYLVVHQRSHTGEKSFQCSECGKCFTQKSALVGHWKIHTREKPFQCSECGKCFTQNSELTAHQRIHTGDKAFSCSECGESFPQKSHLVEHQIIHTFEKQFPCSECGKHFPYKSQRIRHQRTHTGEKPFSCSECGKCYVSKPVLVRHQRTHTDEKPFSCAECGKCFAQKSFLTQHQRIHTGEKPFSCSECGKCFTHKSHLVGHLKIHTHEKPFSCSECGKCFVSKPVLVRHQRIHTGERPFSCSECEKCFVSKPVLVQHQRNHTREKPFTCSECGKCFGYKSVLVLHQRRHTREKPFPCSECGKCFTQKSALVGHWKTHTGEKPFPCSECGKHFARKSILVKHFKSHTGEKPFQCSECGKRFTHKSHLVRHQKLHTREK